Proteins found in one Fibrobacter sp. UWT2 genomic segment:
- a CDS encoding T9SS type A sorting domain-containing protein, producing the protein MNMVSTGSKMVSRVALGVALLGFAGAYAQVTLSSAEGWLESAFAEWASDGSDSYNVYYSGAGASNVKVDGQLVRKYGSKYRVDVVGLKAGSYTLKVASVKGGKEGASTTSKSLTVKAHDRAGFAFSNGHVPGAYKTDGTLKSGAVVLYVTESTKNTIKLDVVTSSKGAVTECVGLQNILTAFKKGYDTRPLAIRLIGNVTDPEVTDKGDILIDMGKKEGGAMTIEGIGNDATANGWGIRIKNAFDVEIRNIGVMNVDSDEGDNIGLQQDNQYIWVHNCDFFYGHAGSDKDQVKGDGALDCKKSTYVTFSYNHFWDNGKSNLLGLSEGTTDGLYITYHHNWYDHSDSRHPRVRFYSAHVYNNYYDGVAKYGAGSTKGSSVFMEANYFRNCKYPMMTSMQGSDVYAGGTTRDTKNNPTFSSEDGGTIKAYNNHMEGSYTFIPYGASKYVLKGSETAAGSIDTKADFDAYVVSSRNDKVPNTVKSYAGANTYNNFDTDNSVMYSYTADSPAQAMANVRAYAGRVQGGDFKWTFDNSVDDAAYEVNQKLKDALMAYKGSNGEVMEYASSSSVAPASSSSVESSSSEQSSSSEAKSSSSEAKSSSSEEVSSSSEKSSSSEASSSSVEESSSSSDTTPQAIAVKMQVASPMRYIASGARLEIFAENVRRLDIFAVNGNVVNLSTEAVSQSSVDLSNLKPGVYLVRLVAGGKAYQQTIVKK; encoded by the coding sequence ATGAATATGGTTTCAACAGGTTCCAAAATGGTTTCTAGGGTGGCGCTTGGTGTTGCGTTGCTCGGATTTGCCGGGGCTTATGCCCAGGTGACGCTCAGCTCTGCCGAAGGCTGGCTCGAATCGGCATTTGCCGAATGGGCTTCTGACGGTTCGGACAGCTACAATGTTTACTATTCGGGCGCTGGCGCAAGCAATGTCAAGGTAGACGGCCAGCTCGTTCGCAAGTACGGCTCCAAGTACCGTGTCGACGTGGTCGGTCTCAAGGCCGGTAGCTACACGCTCAAGGTGGCCTCCGTCAAGGGCGGCAAAGAAGGTGCTTCGACGACTTCGAAGTCCCTGACCGTTAAGGCCCATGATCGCGCGGGCTTCGCTTTTAGCAACGGCCATGTTCCGGGTGCTTACAAGACCGATGGTACGCTCAAGAGCGGCGCCGTGGTTCTCTATGTGACCGAATCGACCAAGAATACCATCAAGCTTGATGTGGTGACGAGCAGCAAGGGTGCTGTAACGGAATGCGTGGGCCTCCAGAATATCTTGACGGCGTTCAAGAAGGGCTACGATACGCGTCCGCTTGCCATTCGCTTGATTGGCAACGTGACCGACCCCGAAGTGACCGACAAGGGCGACATCTTGATTGACATGGGCAAAAAGGAAGGTGGCGCCATGACGATCGAAGGTATCGGTAACGACGCTACGGCAAACGGCTGGGGCATTCGTATCAAGAACGCTTTCGATGTTGAAATCCGCAACATCGGTGTTATGAATGTCGATTCCGACGAAGGCGACAACATTGGCCTGCAGCAGGATAACCAGTACATTTGGGTGCACAACTGCGACTTCTTCTACGGCCATGCGGGTAGCGATAAGGACCAGGTCAAGGGCGATGGTGCCTTGGACTGCAAAAAGTCCACCTACGTGACCTTCAGCTACAACCACTTCTGGGATAACGGTAAGTCGAACTTACTCGGCCTTTCCGAAGGTACGACTGACGGTCTCTACATCACTTATCACCACAACTGGTACGACCATTCCGATAGCCGCCACCCGCGCGTGCGCTTCTACAGCGCCCATGTGTACAATAACTACTACGATGGCGTGGCCAAATACGGCGCCGGTTCTACGAAGGGCTCTTCCGTGTTTATGGAAGCGAACTACTTCCGTAATTGCAAGTACCCGATGATGACGTCTATGCAGGGAAGCGACGTGTATGCTGGCGGCACCACTCGCGATACCAAGAACAATCCGACATTCAGCAGCGAAGATGGCGGTACGATCAAGGCTTATAACAACCACATGGAAGGTTCTTACACGTTCATTCCGTATGGTGCAAGCAAGTATGTGCTCAAGGGCTCTGAAACGGCTGCTGGCTCCATCGATACCAAGGCCGACTTTGACGCCTACGTGGTTTCTAGCCGCAACGACAAGGTTCCGAATACGGTCAAGTCTTATGCCGGTGCGAATACCTACAACAACTTCGATACCGACAATTCCGTGATGTACAGCTACACGGCGGATTCTCCGGCGCAGGCCATGGCGAATGTGCGTGCCTATGCAGGCCGCGTGCAGGGTGGTGATTTCAAGTGGACCTTTGACAACTCGGTTGACGATGCCGCTTATGAAGTGAACCAGAAACTGAAAGACGCCCTGATGGCTTACAAGGGCAGCAACGGCGAAGTCATGGAATATGCAAGCTCCAGTTCTGTGGCGCCGGCATCCAGCAGTTCCGTGGAATCGAGCTCTTCTGAACAGTCTTCTAGCTCTGAGGCGAAGTCTTCAAGTTCCGAAGCCAAGTCCTCTAGCTCCGAAGAGGTTTCGTCTAGCTCTGAAAAGTCGAGCAGCTCTGAGGCTTCGAGCAGTTCTGTCGAAGAATCGTCTAGCAGCTCCGACACGACGCCCCAGGCGATTGCCGTTAAGATGCAGGTTGCTTCTCCGATGCGCTATATTGCAAGCGGTGCCCGCCTCGAAATTTTTGCTGAAAATGTCCGTCGTTTGGATATTTTCGCTGTCAATGGAAATGTCGTGAATCTCTCGACCGAAGCAGTATCTCAATCCAGCGTAGACTTGAGTAACCTTAAGCCGGGAGTTTACCTGGTGCGCCTGGTGGCGGGCGGCAAGGCCTACCAGCAGACGATCGTAAAGAAATAG
- the leuA2 gene encoding 2-isopropylmalate synthase LeuA2, which produces MSENTNARQPFFYDVTLRDGNQALPKPWNNAQKKDVYLQLLKLGVQGAEVGFPASSEMDFESCKELAQLTAKMAEEGDEVAKRIVVSGLARCVESDIQRCWEAVQYAPHPRIHTFLATSPLSMEHVLHMTPEQVKEKAVHCVKFAKSLVGDKGDVEFSAEHFGDCLENMDFVIDVLKAVVEAGATTINLPNTVERYRPFLYVNQIKQVYEALPKNITISVHCHNDLGMATAATVESFFVGATQLEVALNGLGERCGNTNFYEVAVALHNSGVNTGLHMERIYETAILISQWSGISIYSRAPLIGAEAIVHRSGIHQDGASKTKDMKKGAYRPIDYSIIGRHQNDSLSFTSQSGRTAVYEIITKFGYKMSLAEAAELQPILKACSEKEGELSAERVLDVFREHFVNVNGRLIFNNIEVVPDENRFIFHFKKDGESLVKSVTAEGPIEAALMLMREIGMPVELVKYRQLVVPEKDKMWAGRGLSRIVLKANNVEVEGRGVSSDTLKANMRALFGGVNLLYKKV; this is translated from the coding sequence ATGAGCGAAAATACGAATGCAAGACAACCCTTCTTCTATGACGTAACACTGCGCGACGGTAACCAGGCGCTTCCGAAGCCCTGGAACAATGCGCAAAAGAAGGATGTTTATCTTCAGTTGCTCAAGCTGGGCGTGCAGGGTGCCGAAGTCGGTTTCCCGGCATCTTCTGAAATGGATTTTGAATCTTGTAAGGAACTCGCGCAGCTCACTGCGAAAATGGCCGAAGAAGGCGACGAAGTCGCGAAGCGCATCGTGGTCTCTGGCTTGGCCCGCTGTGTGGAAAGCGATATCCAGCGCTGTTGGGAAGCGGTGCAGTACGCTCCGCATCCGCGTATCCATACCTTCCTCGCCACAAGCCCGCTCTCGATGGAACATGTGCTGCACATGACGCCGGAACAGGTGAAGGAAAAGGCGGTGCATTGCGTGAAGTTTGCAAAGTCGCTCGTGGGTGACAAGGGTGATGTGGAATTCAGCGCTGAACATTTTGGCGACTGCCTCGAAAACATGGATTTCGTGATTGACGTGCTGAAGGCCGTGGTCGAAGCCGGCGCGACGACCATCAACCTGCCGAATACGGTCGAACGTTATCGTCCGTTCCTGTACGTGAATCAAATCAAGCAGGTGTACGAAGCCCTGCCGAAGAATATCACGATTTCTGTCCACTGCCACAACGACTTGGGTATGGCAACGGCTGCGACCGTCGAAAGTTTCTTCGTGGGTGCGACCCAGCTGGAAGTTGCCCTGAATGGTCTCGGTGAACGTTGCGGCAACACGAACTTCTACGAAGTCGCAGTCGCGCTGCATAACTCCGGCGTGAATACGGGCCTGCACATGGAGCGCATTTACGAAACGGCCATCCTGATTTCCCAGTGGTCGGGTATCAGTATTTACAGCCGCGCTCCGTTGATTGGCGCCGAAGCGATTGTGCACCGTAGCGGCATCCATCAGGATGGCGCCTCCAAGACGAAGGACATGAAGAAGGGCGCCTACCGCCCGATCGACTACTCGATTATCGGTCGTCACCAGAACGATTCGCTCAGCTTCACCAGCCAGAGTGGCCGTACCGCCGTTTATGAAATCATCACGAAGTTCGGCTACAAGATGTCTCTTGCCGAAGCCGCCGAACTGCAGCCGATTCTGAAGGCTTGCAGCGAAAAGGAAGGCGAACTGTCTGCCGAACGCGTGCTGGATGTGTTCCGCGAACATTTCGTGAATGTAAACGGCCGCCTGATTTTCAACAACATCGAAGTCGTGCCCGACGAAAACCGCTTTATCTTCCACTTCAAGAAGGATGGCGAATCTTTGGTGAAGTCCGTGACGGCCGAAGGCCCGATCGAGGCGGCCCTCATGCTCATGCGTGAAATCGGCATGCCGGTGGAACTCGTGAAGTACCGCCAGCTCGTTGTGCCCGAAAAGGATAAGATGTGGGCGGGCCGAGGCCTCAGCCGCATTGTGCTGAAGGCGAACAACGTTGAAGTCGAAGGCCGCGGTGTGTCGAGCGATACGCTCAAGGCAAACATGCGCGCTCTCTTCGGTGGCGTGAACCTGCTGTATAAGAAGGTGTAA
- a CDS encoding pyridoxal phosphate-dependent aminotransferase: MLSSRLPKDLSPSPFFAELERAKACAKKDAAEGGLSFIDMTVSSPVKAGLPVELDAAVDEGRESFGCWNPDAAGWKSAREAVVEYYRERGGNFTAGQIILTASTSEAYSVLFKTFCDPGDVILTPMPGYPLLDTLAQLEHLECSPYFLQLKREKSSFRFVLDSDSLLAAPEKAKILLLVSPHNPTGHCVSREEWNVAVRFCEDNDMILVVDEVFGDYGFSNKAQRSWKYVLGEEQLWDAGGNDLINLPENGPKCPIFWLNGLSKAVGSPQLKLGWMAFYAPRERFEEIRAALEFVEDAYLSVSAPAQALGTSLLPKAAVYEAQVKERLLANWQTLREAFPAKYCPEVLGGWYAVVRLGEDDEELTLRLLKEKHVLVQPGFFFDFDEDGWVVISLLQEPATFKEAVQRMKELQ, translated from the coding sequence ATGCTTTCGTCTCGACTCCCCAAAGATCTGTCTCCATCGCCGTTCTTTGCTGAACTGGAACGCGCGAAGGCGTGCGCGAAAAAGGATGCTGCCGAGGGTGGTCTTTCGTTCATCGACATGACGGTTTCTTCGCCTGTGAAGGCGGGACTGCCGGTGGAGCTGGATGCCGCTGTCGATGAAGGCCGCGAGTCTTTTGGTTGCTGGAATCCGGACGCGGCTGGCTGGAAGTCGGCACGCGAAGCGGTGGTGGAGTATTACCGCGAACGCGGCGGAAACTTTACCGCGGGTCAGATTATTCTGACCGCAAGTACCAGCGAAGCTTACTCTGTTTTGTTCAAGACTTTCTGCGATCCTGGCGATGTAATTTTGACGCCGATGCCGGGATATCCGCTGCTTGATACGCTTGCTCAGTTGGAACATTTGGAATGCTCGCCTTATTTTCTGCAGCTGAAACGAGAGAAGTCTTCTTTTCGATTTGTGTTGGATTCCGACAGCTTGCTTGCTGCTCCGGAGAAAGCGAAAATCCTGCTGCTGGTTTCGCCGCATAACCCGACGGGCCATTGCGTATCCCGCGAAGAATGGAATGTGGCGGTCCGCTTCTGTGAAGACAACGACATGATTCTTGTGGTCGACGAAGTCTTCGGCGATTACGGCTTTTCGAACAAGGCCCAGCGCAGCTGGAAGTATGTATTAGGCGAGGAACAACTCTGGGATGCGGGCGGTAACGATCTCATCAATTTGCCGGAGAACGGCCCCAAGTGCCCGATATTCTGGCTGAATGGCTTAAGCAAGGCTGTCGGCTCGCCGCAACTCAAGCTCGGCTGGATGGCTTTCTATGCCCCGCGTGAACGCTTTGAAGAAATCCGCGCGGCTCTCGAATTTGTGGAAGACGCTTACTTGAGTGTGTCCGCTCCGGCGCAGGCGCTGGGTACGTCGCTGTTGCCCAAGGCCGCAGTCTACGAAGCACAAGTCAAGGAACGCTTGCTTGCAAATTGGCAGACGCTCCGCGAAGCTTTCCCGGCCAAGTATTGCCCCGAAGTTCTGGGCGGCTGGTATGCTGTCGTGCGCCTCGGCGAAGACGACGAGGAACTCACGCTTCGCTTGCTTAAGGAAAAACATGTACTGGTGCAGCCTGGATTCTTCTTCGATTTCGACGAAGACGGCTGGGTGGTGATTAGCTTGTTGCAAGAACCTGCGACTTTTAAGGAAGCGGTGCAGCGAATGAAAGAACTGCAATAG
- a CDS encoding DegT/DnrJ/EryC1/StrS aminotransferase family protein, protein MISFVNLTAQREKYRFELEKAEREVLDSGCYIGGPQVQALEKELSEYLGENTHAITCASGTDALTIALMTMDLHPGDEVIVPDFTFIAPAECVALLGGIPQFADIDRETLQIDPKSVKKLISKRTKGIIAVNLFGQCAPFKELREIATKHKLWIIEDSAQAFGARTSQMACTFGDIAITSFYPSKPLGCYGDGGALFTANEAFAQKIRMIANHGSAGRYQHEIAGMNSRLDALQAAVLRVKLKHLDEELVVRRQNAAKYDEFFAEYNCIVTDGQKIVPQKIETGCKCTYAQYTVLAENRESFIQKLKAAEIPYCIHYPAPLQEQPCFKVPIAVCGMMMTEEEWAANQTGAEWASEHAISLPVCAFTDVAEIIEKLKAHL, encoded by the coding sequence ATGATTTCCTTTGTAAATTTAACTGCACAACGCGAAAAATACCGTTTTGAACTCGAAAAAGCCGAACGAGAGGTGTTGGATAGCGGTTGTTACATAGGAGGCCCCCAGGTACAGGCACTTGAAAAGGAACTTTCGGAGTATTTGGGCGAAAACACCCACGCGATTACCTGCGCCAGCGGCACGGACGCCCTCACTATCGCCCTGATGACCATGGATTTACACCCTGGTGACGAGGTGATTGTCCCCGACTTTACCTTTATCGCCCCCGCAGAATGCGTCGCCCTTCTCGGCGGCATCCCCCAATTTGCCGACATTGACCGAGAAACCCTGCAAATCGACCCCAAAAGCGTCAAAAAACTGATCAGCAAGCGCACCAAGGGCATTATTGCGGTAAACCTGTTCGGCCAGTGCGCCCCCTTCAAGGAACTGCGCGAAATCGCAACGAAACACAAGCTTTGGATTATCGAGGACAGCGCCCAGGCATTCGGGGCCAGGACCAGCCAGATGGCATGCACCTTCGGAGACATCGCCATTACCAGCTTTTACCCGAGCAAGCCACTCGGCTGCTACGGAGACGGCGGCGCACTCTTTACCGCGAACGAAGCCTTCGCCCAAAAGATCCGCATGATCGCAAACCATGGGAGCGCCGGGCGTTACCAGCACGAAATTGCCGGTATGAACAGCAGACTCGACGCACTGCAGGCGGCGGTTCTCAGAGTCAAGCTCAAGCACTTGGACGAAGAACTTGTGGTCAGGCGCCAAAATGCAGCCAAGTACGACGAATTTTTCGCTGAATACAACTGCATCGTCACTGATGGTCAAAAGATTGTTCCGCAAAAAATCGAAACCGGATGCAAGTGCACCTACGCCCAGTATACGGTTTTGGCCGAGAATCGCGAAAGTTTTATTCAGAAGCTGAAAGCAGCCGAAATTCCCTACTGCATCCACTACCCCGCCCCGCTGCAAGAGCAACCCTGCTTTAAAGTTCCCATCGCTGTATGCGGAATGATGATGACAGAAGAAGAATGGGCCGCAAACCAGACCGGAGCGGAGTGGGCCTCGGAGCACGCCATCAGCCTGCCCGTCTGCGCCTTCACCGATGTAGCTGAAATTATCGAAAAGCTAAAGGCTCACCTGTAG
- the rpsT gene encoding 30S ribosomal protein S20, protein MPQHKSCKKRLLQAEKANAMNRSTRSAIRTALKAVRSATSKEEALKAMPALFSMLDKAAAKGRAGFCANRVANYKAKAAKVVNGLA, encoded by the coding sequence GTGCCTCAACACAAATCTTGCAAAAAGCGTCTGCTTCAGGCCGAAAAGGCCAATGCCATGAACCGTTCTACCCGTTCCGCTATCCGTACCGCCCTCAAGGCTGTCCGTAGCGCAACTTCTAAGGAAGAAGCCCTCAAGGCCATGCCGGCTCTGTTTAGCATGCTCGACAAGGCTGCTGCCAAGGGTCGTGCCGGTTTCTGCGCTAACCGCGTCGCTAACTACAAGGCCAAGGCCGCTAAGGTCGTTAACGGTCTCGCCTAA
- a CDS encoding mechanosensitive ion channel family protein, with the protein MMMDSIRLFLETRFGGILDHSVIQRLFIAMLLLVAARLLLIFLKYVISHAESRGLDSSAKPLVYSLFSYCIYIVTLLLVLHVLGVNTAGIVALVGAASLAVGLALKDALANIASGLLLLFLRPFKAGDYIECGNIKGNIIGIGLFNTTLRTLDGLYVSSPNTSLWGQPIVNFSKNPLRRLEITVGIDYGDSPEKALDIMRDVVATEPLFMRKPEPQFFVSGLEDSAVNVTFRAWTRTQDYFNLRWKYTAEIKKRFAEEKITIPFPQRVVHWTNAPQI; encoded by the coding sequence ATGATGATGGATTCGATTAGGCTTTTTCTTGAAACTCGTTTTGGCGGAATCCTGGATCATTCCGTGATTCAGCGCCTGTTTATCGCGATGCTGCTTTTGGTGGCGGCGCGTCTTCTTTTGATTTTCTTGAAGTACGTCATTAGCCATGCTGAAAGTCGTGGGCTTGATTCTTCGGCCAAACCGCTGGTCTATTCGCTATTCTCGTACTGCATCTACATTGTTACTTTGTTGTTAGTGCTCCACGTGCTGGGCGTGAATACTGCTGGTATCGTGGCCTTGGTAGGTGCAGCGAGCTTGGCCGTCGGCCTCGCTCTGAAAGATGCCCTGGCAAACATTGCCTCAGGCTTGTTGCTGCTGTTCCTTCGCCCCTTTAAGGCTGGTGATTACATTGAATGCGGCAATATCAAGGGGAATATCATCGGAATCGGGCTCTTCAATACCACGCTCCGTACTTTGGATGGCCTCTACGTATCGTCCCCGAACACCTCTCTTTGGGGCCAGCCTATTGTGAATTTCAGTAAAAATCCGCTTCGCAGGCTCGAAATTACGGTCGGAATCGACTACGGGGACTCCCCGGAAAAGGCGCTTGACATTATGCGTGACGTAGTGGCCACTGAACCGCTCTTTATGCGTAAGCCGGAACCCCAGTTCTTTGTCTCGGGCCTCGAAGATAGCGCCGTGAATGTGACCTTTAGGGCCTGGACCCGTACGCAGGACTACTTCAACTTGCGCTGGAAGTATACGGCCGAGATTAAAAAGCGCTTTGCTGAAGAAAAAATTACGATTCCGTTCCCGCAGCGGGTTGTCCATTGGACAAATGCTCCGCAAATTTAA
- a CDS encoding roadblock/LC7 domain-containing protein: protein MSDFTIYSDDAAKVQRLMTAYQASVKAEYIVLCHRDGSIIAEVGSLGIDATPLAVLSTASFDSARQVGLMLGGENFQAVSFTGESRSIYIAPVDQALLLVQIFPGSKLPNRIEDFNRLLVEKLVDAVPAFTQNTSSLVR, encoded by the coding sequence ATGAGCGATTTTACCATTTATTCTGATGATGCCGCCAAGGTTCAGCGTTTAATGACTGCCTACCAGGCAAGCGTCAAGGCTGAATATATTGTTCTTTGCCATCGTGATGGATCGATTATTGCTGAAGTTGGTTCTTTAGGTATAGATGCAACTCCGCTTGCTGTGCTTAGCACGGCGTCTTTCGACTCCGCCCGTCAGGTGGGCCTGATGCTCGGTGGTGAAAATTTCCAGGCAGTATCTTTCACCGGTGAAAGCCGTTCCATCTACATTGCTCCTGTGGACCAGGCGCTCTTGTTGGTGCAGATTTTCCCGGGTTCCAAGCTTCCGAACCGCATCGAAGATTTCAACCGCCTGTTGGTCGAAAAGCTGGTCGATGCCGTGCCTGCATTTACGCAGAACACTAGCAGCCTGGTTCGTTAA
- a CDS encoding BamA/TamA family outer membrane protein, with protein MWFKCHPERSVAKSKDLLLILVSLLLLCAHAFAADCRITSVQWQSEHEPYEETQVQALVGKSCESWPLTRERILDYYENRGFLAAHLEGSVDSAGVLSLKFSRGSAWVWADPENMDSSGSKLEVFRKQTGIVAGDLVSPQDLERSDMKLARLGYYNRTAPVQMFRDPVRNRIIPVYHMQAAAVSEAYALLTYSSETDVWEGNVNVALYNILGTARDLQIEGYTGDEARRLEGSYKEPWIFGTEWNVIARGYFDEDSSTRDAYGELGISRDIGFDFAVGVFLGVGSNRKTSTFELSYVSLDRFVLPRSGTRFDGSVVWNMDRPDSLDNYLKASAKFSRYLPLYGNWITRFSGAAGGIFPTDADLDRFDYFALGGMDSFKGMDVRFMRTRAYGYSEFALLWQDGYDLSIEAFYQPGLYRAFVPDHGWKREHDYGVAFTQYRGNWSVNLYYALRNGENYLDGIIGFGLKTLF; from the coding sequence ATGTGGTTTAAGTGTCATCCTGAGCGCAGCGTAGCGAAGTCGAAGGATCTTTTGTTGATTCTAGTTTCTTTGCTTCTGCTTTGTGCGCATGCGTTTGCTGCAGATTGCCGTATTACATCGGTGCAGTGGCAGAGTGAACATGAGCCTTACGAAGAAACGCAGGTGCAGGCGTTGGTGGGTAAGTCTTGCGAAAGTTGGCCGCTTACGCGCGAACGTATTTTAGACTATTATGAAAATCGGGGGTTTCTTGCGGCGCACCTTGAGGGCTCGGTCGATTCTGCGGGAGTTCTTTCCCTGAAATTCAGCCGAGGTTCTGCTTGGGTGTGGGCAGATCCTGAAAATATGGATTCTTCGGGAAGTAAACTTGAGGTTTTCCGCAAGCAGACGGGTATTGTCGCCGGTGATCTTGTTTCGCCGCAAGATTTGGAACGCTCCGATATGAAGCTAGCGCGCCTTGGTTACTATAACCGCACGGCTCCGGTGCAAATGTTCCGTGACCCGGTGCGCAACCGCATTATTCCGGTGTATCATATGCAGGCGGCAGCCGTTTCCGAGGCGTACGCGCTTTTGACTTATTCCAGCGAAACCGATGTGTGGGAGGGAAACGTGAATGTGGCGCTCTACAACATTCTCGGAACCGCCCGTGACTTGCAAATCGAAGGTTATACAGGCGACGAAGCTCGCAGACTAGAAGGCTCGTACAAGGAACCGTGGATTTTTGGTACCGAATGGAATGTGATTGCCCGCGGTTACTTCGACGAAGATTCGTCGACTCGTGACGCCTACGGCGAACTCGGCATTTCGCGCGACATCGGCTTTGATTTTGCCGTGGGCGTGTTCCTCGGCGTTGGTAGCAACCGCAAAACTTCAACGTTTGAACTCTCTTATGTGTCGCTTGACCGCTTCGTGTTGCCGCGCTCGGGTACGCGCTTCGATGGCTCTGTTGTGTGGAATATGGATCGTCCCGATTCCTTGGATAATTACCTGAAGGCCTCGGCTAAATTCTCACGATATTTGCCGCTTTATGGCAATTGGATTACGCGCTTTAGCGGTGCCGCCGGTGGAATCTTCCCGACGGATGCGGACTTGGACCGTTTTGATTATTTCGCGCTGGGCGGCATGGATAGCTTCAAGGGCATGGATGTTCGCTTTATGCGAACTCGCGCCTACGGGTATTCCGAATTCGCGCTCCTGTGGCAAGACGGCTACGACTTGAGCATTGAGGCGTTCTACCAGCCGGGACTTTACCGTGCGTTTGTGCCGGATCATGGCTGGAAACGGGAACACGATTACGGTGTCGCCTTTACGCAGTATCGTGGCAACTGGAGCGTGAACCTGTACTACGCCCTCCGCAACGGCGAGAATTACCTCGACGGCATTATAGGTTTCGGACTAAAAACTTTATTTTAG
- a CDS encoding KamA family radical SAM protein, with protein MESPVTVFTQIPDFLDYLGSDLATTIAKTTALANLDLNPKFPFLCSRHYADLIKKANDPAALLCEILPTKDELKKVDGFVDDPVGDLPAGKSDCVIQKYDQRALIVSTATCGARCRFCFRKNYPFQNTPDVARQVSHWLNTHTDVWEVILSGGDPLTLGPGAFRELIEAIAMHPSVTTLRIHTRLPVMHPDLVMQHFELLRELPARFSCVLVSHVDHADELDEESATVFAQLRFSGWTLLNQSVLLRGISDDAAKLNALCRKLFEQGVLPYYLHQLDHANGVAHFEVSDDEARKLIAEIRTKLPGYLVPKLVREIAGEKSKTPI; from the coding sequence ATGGAAAGCCCCGTTACCGTTTTTACGCAAATCCCTGACTTTTTGGACTATTTGGGATCCGATTTGGCGACAACTATTGCCAAAACGACCGCACTTGCCAATCTTGACCTGAATCCGAAGTTTCCGTTCCTTTGTTCTAGGCATTATGCCGACCTGATCAAGAAGGCAAACGACCCCGCCGCCCTGTTGTGCGAAATTTTGCCGACCAAAGACGAACTCAAGAAGGTCGATGGATTTGTAGACGACCCCGTGGGCGATTTACCGGCCGGGAAATCCGACTGCGTGATTCAGAAATACGACCAACGCGCCTTGATTGTCTCGACCGCCACCTGCGGTGCCCGTTGCCGCTTCTGTTTCCGCAAGAACTACCCTTTCCAAAACACACCCGACGTTGCACGCCAGGTGAGCCACTGGCTCAATACCCACACCGACGTTTGGGAAGTGATTCTTTCGGGCGGCGACCCGCTGACTCTCGGTCCCGGCGCCTTCCGCGAACTGATTGAAGCGATTGCGATGCACCCCTCGGTCACCACACTCCGCATCCACACGCGCCTCCCCGTGATGCACCCGGACCTGGTGATGCAGCATTTTGAACTGTTGCGCGAACTGCCGGCAAGGTTTAGCTGCGTACTGGTGTCACATGTGGACCACGCCGACGAACTTGACGAAGAATCCGCAACCGTTTTTGCACAACTGCGCTTTAGCGGTTGGACGCTCTTGAACCAGAGCGTGTTGCTGCGGGGTATCAGCGATGACGCCGCCAAGCTCAACGCTTTATGCCGCAAACTTTTTGAACAGGGCGTGCTCCCCTACTACTTGCACCAGCTGGACCATGCGAATGGGGTTGCCCACTTTGAAGTGAGCGATGACGAAGCTCGCAAGCTGATTGCAGAAATTCGCACCAAGTTGCCCGGCTACCTCGTGCCGAAACTCGTCAGGGAAATTGCTGGAGAGAAAAGCAAAACTCCTATTTAG
- the efp gene encoding elongation factor P — protein sequence MGTVSTNEFRKKLKIMVDGQPYEIIENQFVKPGKGQAFNRVRIKNLVTGRTLERTWKSGDTVEEADVTFTEMTYLYNDGSTWYFLNNETQETEEIAKEALNGCEVWLLDGATVEVTWWKDPKTQATLPIEVIPPTFVDLMIIDAPPAVQGNTSGNVMRECTVETGAKVMIPLFIENNTKIRVDTRDGSYLERAK from the coding sequence ATGGGTACTGTAAGCACCAACGAATTCCGCAAGAAACTTAAAATCATGGTTGATGGTCAGCCGTACGAAATCATTGAAAACCAGTTCGTGAAGCCGGGTAAGGGTCAGGCCTTTAACCGCGTTCGCATCAAGAACTTGGTGACTGGCCGCACCCTCGAACGCACCTGGAAGAGTGGCGATACGGTTGAAGAAGCCGACGTGACCTTCACTGAAATGACTTACCTCTACAACGACGGTTCTACCTGGTACTTCCTGAACAACGAAACTCAGGAAACCGAAGAAATCGCTAAGGAAGCCCTCAATGGCTGCGAAGTTTGGCTCCTCGATGGCGCTACTGTCGAAGTCACTTGGTGGAAGGACCCGAAGACTCAGGCAACGCTTCCGATCGAAGTGATTCCGCCTACCTTCGTTGACCTCATGATCATCGACGCTCCTCCGGCAGTCCAGGGCAACACCAGCGGTAACGTGATGCGTGAATGCACCGTCGAAACCGGCGCTAAGGTGATGATCCCGCTCTTCATCGAAAACAACACCAAGATCCGCGTGGATACCCGCGACGGTTCTTACCTCGAAAGAGCTAAGTAA